In Phyllostomus discolor isolate MPI-MPIP mPhyDis1 chromosome 2, mPhyDis1.pri.v3, whole genome shotgun sequence, the following are encoded in one genomic region:
- the SCAF11 gene encoding protein SCAF11 isoform X5, with protein sequence MHRKTKYREMGGKKNATIKIKPRRSNQCTSQYFRNFFSNMFSSSSHTGESSFTCRAYCTEFIEVNEISALIRQKRQELELSWFPDTLPGIGRIGFVPWNIGTEVLPLISSVMPRTIFPTSTISLENFGTSYKGYALAHTQEGEEKKQTSGTSNTRGSRRKPAATTPTRRSTRNTRAETVTQSQRSPVSNNSGCDAPDNNNPPVSVSSSAESEKQTRQAPKRKSVRRGRKPPVLKKKLRSSAPPPEKSSSSDSADETAESDTPPVLEKEHQSDEENSNICTVQTDVEDKSANGLKGCSEQIEESEEHIENHDTEERVETSHSESCTQEDPVLVGEEEEEVQKVENTDIKANVFCLESEISKNISEKEGDPLENQDPISEPSESELKADTCTDHPLNDFLTCSTSEIEVHQSIPSLGDSSENAELVVSKENVVEVNEEAIIDVNDEKVIVSPIVEIIDHKDTIVKAEQLVHSPKLESSEDPEGEIIQTVDKTSVESSEIQLPGHVETEDAEITAMCDTPGNENFSSSQDSENNLLKNNLNTKLDESLEEKTESLVEHPRSTELPNTHIEQIQQHSSEDNNEMIPMECDSFCGDQNESGIELAVNADAKQLNKSSAEGSSQNNVPSSDSVSEKVEMVSQPFESPIEMIDKAKKPRTRRSRFHSPSTTWSPNKDTGRERKQSQSPSPKRDTGKESRKSRSPSPKKESARGRRKSRSQSPKKDVAREKRRSQSRSPKRESTREGKRSESLSPKRETSRENRRSQSRVKDSSPREKSRSRSKERESDRDGAKRDRERERERRTRRWSRSRSRSRSPSRSRTKSKSSSFGRTDRDSYSPRWKERWANDGWRCPRGNDRYRKNDPEKQNENTRKEKNDISSDADYPNSADKHRNDCPSWVTEKINSGPDPRTRNPEKLKNSHWEENRNENSGNSWNKNFGSGWMSNRGRGNRGRGTYRGSFAYTDQNENRWQNRKPLSGNSNDSGNESFKFVEQQPYKRKNEQEFSFDTPADRSGWTSASSWAVRKTLPADVQNYYSRRGRNPSGSQSGWMRQEEETVEQDSNLKDQTNQQGDGSQLPINMMQPQMNVMQQQMNAQHQPMNIFPYPVGVHAPLMNIQRGPYNIHPQLPLHLHTGVPLMQVAAPTSVSQGLPPPPPPPPPSQQVNYMASQTDGKQLQGTPGASHVSNNMSTPVLPAPAAAPGNSETVQGPSSGNTSSSSHSKASDAAVKLAESKVSVTVEASADSSKTDKKLQIQEKAAQEVKLAIKPFYQNKDITKEEYKEIVRKAVDKVCHSKSGEVNSTKVANLVKAYVDKYKYSRKGSQKKTLEEPVSTEKNIG encoded by the exons ATGCATA GAAAAACTAAATACCGTGaaatgggaggaaagaaaaatgcaacAATAAAGATAAAG CCTCGAAGATCAAATCAGTGTACAAGTCAGTACTTCAGAAATTTTTTCTccaatatgttttcttctagcagcCACACTGGAGAATCTTCTTTTACCTGTAGAGCTTACTG taCAGAATTTATAGAAGTCAATGAAATCAGTGCATTAATTAGGCAGAAGAGACAGGAACTGGAATTGTCATGGTTTCCTGATACATTACCTGGAATTGGAAG AATTGGTTTTGTACCCTGGAATATTGGAACAGAAGTCCTTCCTCTCATCTCTTCTGTGATGCCAAGAACTATTTTTCCAACAAGTACCATATCATTAGAGAACTTTG gTACTTCTTACAAGGGATATGCATTAGCACATActcaagaaggagaagaaaagaagcaaacttCTGGTACATCAAATACCAGAGGATCAAGACGAAAACCTGCAGCAACAACTCCTACAAGGAGGTCTACACGTAACACGAGAGCTGAAACTGTCACTCAGTCTCAGAGATCCCCAGTATCAAATAATTCTGGGTGTGATGCCCCAGATAACAACAATCCACCTGTAAGTGTTTCTTCTTCAGCTGAGTCTGAAAAGCAAACAAGACAGGCTCCAAAACGGAAGtctgtaagaagaggaagaaaaccaCCTGTACTGAAAAAGAAACTTCGGAGCTCTGCACCTCCCCCTGAAAAATCATCTTCCAGTGATTCAGCAGATGAAACAGCAGAATCTGACACGCCACCTGTTTTAGAGAAAGAGCACCAATCAGATGAAGAAAATAGTAACATTTGTACTGTGCAGACAGATGTAGAAGATAAGTCTGCTAATGGCTTGAAAGGTTGCAGTGAGCAAATAGAAGAAAGTGAGGAACATATTGAGAACCACGATACAGAGGAAAGAGTAGAAACTTCACATTCTGAGTCTTGTACTCAAGAAGATCCTGTGCTagttggagaggaggaggaggaagttcAAAAAGTTGAGAATACAGATATCAAGGCTAATGTCTTTTGTTTAGAAAgtgaaatatctaaaaatatttctgaaaaagaagGTGATCCATTAGAAAATCAAGACCCAATATCTGAACCTTCAGAATCAGAGTTAAAAGCAGATACATGTACAGATCATCCTCTAAATGATTTTCTTACATGTTCAACATCTGAAATTGAAGTACACCAATCTATACCAAGCCTAGGTGACTCATCTGAGAATGCAGAGCTAGTGGTTAGTAAGGAAAATGTTGTAGAGGTTAATGAAGAAGCAATAATAGATGTTAATGATGAAAAGGTTATAGTGAGTCCTATAGTAGAAATTATTGATCATAAAGATACTATAGTAAAAGCAGAACAGCTTGTACACAGCCCAAAATTAGAGTCTTCTGAAGACCCTGAAGGTGAAATTATACAAACAGTGGACAAAACATCTGTTGAGAGCTCAGAGATTCAGTTACCTGGGCATGTTGAAACTGAAGATGCAGAAATAACTGCAATGTGTGATACTCCAGGGAATGAAAATTTCAGTAGTAGTCAAGactctgaaaataatttattaaaaaataatcttaatacCAAATTAGACGAATCTTTAGAAGAAAAGACTGAGTCTCTGGTTGAACATCCCAGATCTACAGAATTGCCTAACACACACATTGAACAGATTCAGCAGCATTCTAGTGAAGACAATAATGAGATGATACCTATGGAATGTGATTCATTTTGCGGTGACCAGAATGAatctggaattgaactggctgtAAATGCTGATGCTAAACAATTGAATAAAAGCTCAGCAGAGGGAAGTTCTCAAAATAATGTGCCATCTTCTGATTCTGTAAGTGAAAAGGTTGAAATGGTATCTCAACCATTTGAAAGCCCAATAGAGATGATAGATAAAGCCAAAAAGCCTCGTACTCGAAGATCTAGATTTCATTCCCCATCTACAACTTGGTCTCCTAACAAAGACACTGGACGAGAAAGGAAGCAGTCTCAGTCTCCATCCCCCAAAAGAGACActggaaaagaaagcaggaagtCTCGATCACCATCTCCCAAGAAAGAATCCGCAAGAGGACGGAGAAAATCTCGGTCTCAGTCCCCAAAAAAGGATGTTGCAAGAGAAAAAAGGCGATCGCAGTCTCGATCTCCAAAAAGAGAGAGCACTAGAGAAGGCAAAAGATCAGAATCACTCTCCCCAAAGAGAGAGACTTCTAGAGAGAACAGAAGGTCTCAGTCAAGAGTGAAAGATTCCTCCCCAAGAGAAAAATCCAGGTCCCggagcaaagaaagagaaagtgataGAGATGGGGCGAAGAgagaccgagagagagagagagagaggagaaccaGAAGGTGGTCTAGGTCCAGATCTCGTTCTAGGTCACCATCAAGATCTAGAACAAAAAGTAAGAGTTCATCATTTGGTAGAACTGACAGAGACAGTTACTCTCCACGGTGGAAGGAAAGATGGGCAAATGATGGATGGAGATGTCCACGAGGAAATGATAGGTACAGAAAGAATgacccagagaaacagaatgaaaatacaagaaaagaaaaaaatgacatcagTTCAGATGCTGACTATCCAAATTCTGCTGACAAACATAGAAATGACTGTCCCAGTTgggtaacagaaaaaataaattctgggcCTGATCCAAGGACCAGGAAtccagaaaagttaaaaaattcccactgggaagaaaatagaaatgaaaattcaggGAATTCTTGGAATAAAAACTTTGGTTCAGGTTGGATGTCTAACCGTGGTAGAGGTAACCGTGGCAGAGGCACTTACAGAGGTAGTTTTGCCTATACGGATCAAAATGAAAATCGGTGGCAAAACCGAAAACCGCTCTCAGGGAATTCAAATGATTCAGGGAATGAGTCTTTCAAGTTTGTGGAACAGCAACCGTATAAACGGAAAAATGAGCAAGAGTTCTCATTTGATACACCGGCAGACAGGTCCGGGTGGACATCTGCATCTAGTTGGGCTGTGAGAAAGACTCTGCCAGCAGATGTACAGAACTATTATTCACGACGAGGGAGGAATCCTTCAGGTTCGCAGTCTGGATGGATGAGACAAGAAGAGGAGACCGTTGAACAGG atTCTAACCTAAAAGACCAAACAAACCAACAAGGTGATGGTTCTCAGCTACCTATAAATATGATGCAACCACAAATGAATGTAATGCAGCAACAGATGAATGCACAACACCAGCCTATGAATATTTTCCCATACCCAGTGGGTGTTCACGCTCCTTTGATGAACATCCAACGTGGTCCATATAATATTCATCCTCAGCTCCCCTTGCATCTGCACACAGGAGTACCTCTCATGCAGGTAGCTGCTCCTACCAGTGTATCTCAGGGACTACCACcgccaccaccccctcccccgccatccCAGCAAGTCAACTACATGGCTTCACAGACAGATGGAAAGCAGTTGCAG GGTACTCCTGGTGCTTCTCATGTAAGTAATAACATGAGCACACCAGTCTTGCCTGCTCCAGCAGCAGCCCCGGGAAATTCGGAAACAGTTCAGGGACCAAGTTCTGGTAATACTTCATCATCGAGTCACAGCAAAGCCTCTGATGCTGCTGTAAAATTGGCAGAAAGCAAAGTAAGTGTTACAGTGGAAGCCAGCGCAGATAGCTCGAAGACAGACAAG AAATTGCAAATTCAAGAGAAAGCAGCACAGGAGGTAAAACTGGCCATTAAGCCATTTTACCAAAATAAAGATATCACCAAGGAAGAATATAAAGAGATCGTACGAAAAGCAGTAGATAAA GTTTGTCATAGTAAGAGTGGAGAAGTCAATTCTACTAAAGTGGCAAATTTGGTTAAAGCCTACGTAGACAAATACAAATATTCACGGAAGGGGAGCCAAAAGAAAACTCTGGAAGAACCTGTGTCTACTGAGAAAAACATAGGCTGA